One genomic segment of Rhizobium viscosum includes these proteins:
- a CDS encoding DNA-3-methyladenine glycosylase, with translation MLSAFSMTTDMINGAIGADPLAGKSLRHFFERDAIEVARDLLGCHLMVNGAGGRISETEAYYPDDEASHSFRGPTKRNGAMYGRPGNVYIYRIYGMYWCLNFVCTPGSAVLIRALEPETGLPVMMERRGTDVLTQLCSGPGKLCQALGIDIAINDRTLDQPPYAISPSAPVPVVSGKRIGITKNAEAPWRFGIQGSRYVSKPFR, from the coding sequence ATGCTATCGGCATTCTCCATGACGACCGATATGATCAATGGCGCGATCGGCGCCGACCCGCTTGCCGGGAAAAGTCTGCGCCATTTCTTCGAACGCGATGCGATCGAGGTCGCCCGCGACTTGCTTGGCTGCCATCTGATGGTCAACGGTGCAGGCGGGCGGATCTCAGAGACGGAAGCCTATTATCCTGACGATGAGGCCTCCCACAGTTTCCGCGGCCCGACGAAGCGAAACGGCGCCATGTATGGCCGTCCGGGCAACGTCTATATCTACCGTATCTACGGCATGTACTGGTGCCTGAACTTCGTCTGCACGCCGGGCTCGGCGGTGCTGATCCGTGCGCTGGAGCCGGAAACAGGCCTGCCGGTCATGATGGAACGGCGCGGCACTGATGTGTTGACCCAGCTCTGCAGCGGCCCCGGCAAGCTTTGCCAGGCGCTCGGTATCGATATCGCCATCAACGACCGGACGCTCGACCAGCCACCCTATGCGATCTCGCCTTCCGCGCCTGTGCCCGTCGTCTCGGGCAAGCGGATCGGCATTACGAAAAATGCCGAAGCACCATGGCGCTTCGGCATTCAGGGATCGCGGTATGTGAGCAAGCCATTCCGCTGA
- a CDS encoding LysR family transcriptional regulator produces MDRFDAMRVFSRVVERRSFTLAAEDTGLPRSTVTDAVKQLEARLGVRLLQRTTRHVSPTLDGEAYYQRCLSILADIEDAEGAFAGAKPKGLLRVDVHGTLARHFVLPSLPSFLETYPDIEFYMSEGDRLVDLVREGIDCVLRVGVPQDSDMVARRVAMLDEITLASPSYITAFGRPEHPERLDTHRMIGFRATGSAGPLPLEFIVDGSVRSITIPATVTVNAAESYISTARMGLGMIQIPRYHAEQDLAAGTLVQVLADFPLTQTPVSLLYPRNRQLSPRVRVFIDWLVKVFARQSAENAVHSY; encoded by the coding sequence ATGGACAGATTCGATGCCATGCGGGTCTTTTCCCGCGTCGTGGAGCGCCGCAGCTTCACGCTTGCCGCAGAAGATACCGGCCTGCCGCGCTCAACGGTGACGGATGCGGTCAAGCAATTGGAAGCCCGGCTCGGCGTGCGCCTGCTCCAGCGCACGACGCGCCATGTCAGCCCGACGCTCGACGGCGAAGCCTATTACCAACGCTGTCTGTCGATTCTGGCTGATATCGAGGATGCCGAAGGCGCCTTCGCCGGTGCCAAGCCAAAGGGGCTGCTGCGGGTCGATGTACACGGCACGCTCGCCCGGCATTTCGTGCTGCCGAGCCTGCCGTCCTTTCTGGAGACCTATCCAGACATCGAGTTCTATATGAGTGAAGGCGACCGGCTGGTGGATCTGGTGCGCGAGGGCATCGATTGCGTGCTGCGTGTTGGTGTACCGCAGGACAGCGACATGGTCGCCCGGCGCGTCGCCATGCTGGACGAGATCACCCTCGCCTCGCCCTCCTATATCACCGCATTCGGCAGACCCGAACATCCTGAAAGGCTCGATACGCACCGCATGATCGGCTTCCGCGCCACCGGCAGCGCCGGCCCCCTGCCCCTGGAATTCATCGTCGACGGCAGCGTGCGCAGCATCACGATCCCCGCAACTGTGACCGTCAATGCCGCCGAAAGCTACATCTCCACTGCGAGGATGGGGCTCGGCATGATCCAGATCCCGCGTTATCACGCCGAACAGGATCTGGCAGCCGGCACCCTCGTCCAAGTGCTCGCCGATTTTCCGCTCACACAGACGCCGGTTTCGCTGCTCTATCCGCGAAACCGCCAGCTTTCGCCGCGCGTGCGTGTCTTCATTGATTGGCTGGTGAAGGTCTTTGCTCGACAAAGTGCCGAAAACGCGGTTCACTCATATTAG
- a CDS encoding SDR family oxidoreductase, which translates to MSANQNKVALVTGASRGIGASIAERLAKDGFTVVINYAGNAALAEELAQKIEKVGGKALTAQADVADAEAVRRMFDAAEAAFGGVDVLVNNAGIMLLSRLADVDDATFDRQINVNLKGTFNTLREAAKRLRDGGRVINFSSSVVGLKPETYSVYAATKAAVETMSAIMSKEMRGRQITVNSIAPGPTGTDLFLNGKSDELIDRLAKANPLERLGTPEDIAGVVAFLAGPDGAWVNGQVLRANGGMV; encoded by the coding sequence ATGTCTGCCAATCAAAACAAGGTCGCTCTCGTTACAGGCGCTTCCCGTGGCATCGGTGCTTCGATTGCGGAACGTCTCGCAAAGGATGGCTTCACTGTCGTCATCAACTACGCTGGCAATGCGGCACTTGCCGAAGAACTGGCCCAGAAGATCGAGAAGGTCGGCGGCAAGGCGCTGACCGCACAAGCCGACGTTGCCGATGCAGAGGCCGTGCGCCGCATGTTCGATGCTGCGGAAGCTGCCTTTGGCGGCGTCGACGTCCTCGTCAACAATGCCGGCATCATGCTGCTCTCCCGCCTTGCCGATGTGGACGATGCCACCTTCGACCGTCAGATCAACGTCAACCTCAAGGGCACGTTCAACACGTTGCGCGAAGCTGCCAAGCGTCTGCGTGACGGTGGCCGGGTCATCAACTTCTCGAGTTCGGTCGTCGGCCTGAAGCCGGAAACTTACAGCGTCTACGCCGCCACCAAGGCTGCCGTCGAGACGATGAGCGCCATCATGTCCAAGGAAATGCGCGGCCGCCAGATCACCGTCAATTCGATCGCCCCCGGTCCGACCGGCACCGACCTCTTCCTCAACGGCAAGTCCGATGAACTGATCGACCGCCTTGCCAAGGCAAACCCGCTGGAACGTCTCGGCACGCCAGAGGACATTGCTGGTGTCGTTGCCTTCCTCGCCGGCCCTGATGGTGCCTGGGTCAACGGTCAGGTGCTGCGCGCCAATGGCGGCATGGTCTGA